TTAACTGAAAACTGAAAGGTTTTTCATGCCTCGCAGTGAGAGAAAACCGAACTGAAAACTGACAACTATCTACGAAATAGCGTGCAATATCCGTGCCAATATTCTTCGCTTGAAACAGCCGAAATTCTTGCTGAATGTCTGCCAAATTGACACGGATATAAAAATGGTGTAAGTTGACAAGTCAATTTGACTTACTGCCCGCATCATATTTCTGTTTGCGGATACTATGCCGCCGGTGCATCGTTGGCACAGATGGCAGAAGCCATCATTCTGGATAAGAAACGACTACTGCCCTGCTCTGCACACCTTACCGGGCAATACGGTATTGATGATCTCTATATCGGGGTTCCGATTAAACTCGGTGGAGATGGTATAGATGAGATTCTCGAAATCGAACTGACTGAAGACGAACTCAGTTCCTTACAGCATTCTGCTGCAACGGATCGGGAAGGGATTGCGTTGTTGGGGTATTAAAACAGCGTACCCTGCATGTAAAGTGGGTTGTGTTAGCAGGACTTCTCACCTTGAACAGCTGGCTGAGTCTATCACATTGATGTGAAGGGCTTGATCAGTTGCATTTAAAGTTAGTACCCCCAAAAATCAAATGTTATCTAATCTTGAGTAATTTACCTAATAGAAATTTAAGCCAACACGAAAAGCAATATCTGATCTCTCAAAAGAAAACTGTAAACCACCGAGTGCTGTTACTGTCGGCGACAATTCAATCTCTATACCGATTTCTCCAGCTAGGTCTCCATGACGCACTGATTTTTTGAAAACTAAATTCTCTAATTCTTCAGCAAATTCTGCGTTAGTTTCTGAAGTTTCCCAAGACCTGATATAAGATAAAGTGAAAAACGGGTGCATCACTTGTCCAGACTCGGTTTCCAGGCGTTTTAAGACACCTGCCGCACCTGAAAGTCTAAGAATACGTGAACGCTCAAGGATCTGATTCGTAGACTCTTGAACAGATCGGAAGAATACAGCACCGAAATCTCCTCTCCAAAAATAGTCTAAGCCGGTGTCCCCTAACGGTTTGAGACGCACGATACTGACCACCCCATTAGGTGCTGGCGGAACAGCAGTTGCGTCAGTCAATCCGATCCCAACTTGAAAAGAAATCTTTAAGTCATCTTCAACCCCATAGTCAAGATTAGCACCAACCGTTGTAGTGTCTTTGGGTTCAGTAATACCTATATCCTGCTTACTGAGAGCAAGTCCAAGCGAGGTATCCGCTGTAGGCAACCGGTATAAACTTGTCTGAGAATACGCGATAATAGGATACAGCATAAATATCAACGCTACATACATCCATTTCTTTAACAATGCATAACTCCTTCTATCGAAATAATACCACTTCTAATTGACGACTTCTCATTAAAAGGGGCCGCCGTTTTTAGTTATGCCCGGTGGGGTTAGGAATGCAGATCGCATTTGGTCGAGTACGCCGCAAAACCGCACTATAGGTGTCAATTTAGGGATATTTCGCGATATTTAGCGTGACCCCATCATAGATGCCGTCCCTACGGGGCTTGGGTTTTCCTTGAGCCGAGTTTCTACAGAGACACCGTTCCTACGGAACTCAAGCGTTTTTGAAGTTTTCAAGGTTTCTATGTAAAACCCGGTTCGGTTAGGAAACCGCACCTACTGGGCCTGGGTAGACGGTGCGGTCAATGCGATATAAACTTTTAGAAACGGTATAAGAATCTTGCCCCTCAGAGTGGCAGGCACAGAAACGATAATTTCAGAGACACCATCAAATGCCAACTTACGCCTTTTGTGCGACCATACTGGCGAGGATGCCGAGGATCCTGTCGCACCGCTCAATGGTGTAGGTTGTCATATCGATGTGTAGGCACTTTCCTTGCAACTTGAGAAATAACCACTCAACACCTGTTGTGGAAGCCCCATAAACGCAAGGGATATCATTTCCTCTTTCTGCATTAAAGCGTTGGGCGGCGAACATCTCGGCGACACATTGCCCAAGACCAAGTTTCAAATCAAGATTTTTTGCCTCAACAAGGATAATGGCAGGTGCTTCCAGATAGAATTGGTTTGGTGACAGACTCACCAAAAAATCGCACACGCCGGCTAATCCCTGTTCAGAATCAATGTTGAAATCAATCCCAGAAAAGAGACTGATGCGGCGATCACAATGCTCGCGAAGTTCAACCAGAACATCAGCAACAATCAGTTCCGAACGCGCTTTTTCTGTACCGATAGCGGTAGCTAACGATGCCTTTCTCTCCAGTCCTGTGGTGAGATAGGCACTTGGTGGCACCACTTCTACGTCAGAAAAGAATCCCGCTGTGTCAATCTTTTCAAGTTCAAATGCTGGCAGCACCGATTCTAAGGTGAAGTCACTATAAGCCATTGAGAAACCTCCCATGTGGCACCAACAGAGTCGCAATTTAGAGGGGGACCTAACTTTTATCTTTCTCCTTGTCCTCGTCAACAACTTCGTATTCAGCGTCAACGACATCATCGCTATCTGCGGCATCCGGTGTTGCTTCATCAGCAGCGGATGGATCTCCCGGAGCAGCACCCGGATCCGCACCGGCTGTCTGCTGGTACATCTGCGCAGAGACTTCATGCCAGACCTGCGTTAATTCATCCGTTGAAGACTGGATCTCGGCGTGGTTGTCTGCCTCTAACGCCTGCTTGACACGCGCAACGGCAGCGTTCACTTTCTCCTTGGAAGCATCGTCTACCTTGTCGCCAAATTCACCCAAGTTCTTCTCAGTCTCGTAAACCATGGAATCCGCCCGGTTGCGCGTCTCAACTTCTTCGCGTTTCTGCTTATCTTCCTCGGCGTGTGCTTCGGCATCTTTCATCATCTGTTCGATCTCTGCCTCGCTGAGTCCAGAGGAAGCGGTAATGGTAATCTTCTGCTCTTTACCGGTCGCGGTATCTTTTGCAGACACATTGAGAATACCGTTCGCGTCAATATCAAACGTCACATCAATCTGCGGTACACCTCTCGGCGCGGGGGGGAGCTCACTTAAACGGAAACGCCCGATGGTTTTGTTGTAAACCGCCTGTTCACGTTCGCCTTGAAGGACATGCACATCAACCGAGGTCTGGTTGTTCTCAGGCGTTGTGAAGATATTCGATTTCTTTGTAGGAATCGTTGTGTTCCTATCAATCAACCGCGTGAACATTCCACCAAGTGTCTCAACTCCAAGTGAGAGTGGTGTGACATCCAACAACAGAATGTCTTTGACCTCTTCATCACCTGCGAGGACACCGCCCTGGATTGCTGCACCGATGGCGACGACTTCATCCGGATTGACCCCTTTGTGCGGTTCTCTGCCGAAGAGTTGCTCCACGGCTTCCTGCACTTTAGGCATCCGTGTCTGTCCACCGACAAGGATCACTTCGTCAATTTCAGAGGGCGGCATCTCAGCATCCGCGAGTGCCTGTCGGCACGGTTCAAGTGACCGTTGGACGAGATCATCTGTAATCTGTTCGAGTTTTGCGCGGGTAAGCGTCAAGTTAAGGTGCTTCGGACCACTGGCATCAACGGTGATAAACGGCAAATTTATGTCGGTCTGTAAAGTGCTGGAGAGTTCACATTTTGCGGTTTCCGCTGCTTCTTTCAAGCGTTGCAAAGCCATCTCGTCGTTGCGGAGATCAATCCCTTGGCTACTGAGGAATTCTTGCGCCATCCAGTCAATCACCACTTGGTCGAAGTCATCTCCACCGAGGTGTGTATCGCCGTTCGTGCTTTTTACCTCGAAAACACCATCACCGATTTCCAGAATAGAGATGTCAAATGTACCGCCGCCGAGGTCATAGACGGCAATCTTCTTGTCGCCTTCGGTTTGCAATCCATAGGCGAGCGATGCGGCGGTCGGTTCATTGATAATCCGCTCGACTTCTAACCCTGCGATCTTGCCTGCGTCTGCTGTCGCCTGACGTTGGGAATCGTTAAAGTAGGCAGGCACGGTGATAACCGCTTTTGTGACATCCTCTCCGAGGTACGCCTCGGCGGTCTCCTTCATTTTCCGCAAAACCATCGCGGAGATTTCCGGGGACGAGTAATCTTTACCATCAATATTCACGGCGACATCACCATCTTTATCGGCTTTTAATTCATAAGGCACACGCGAAGCATCGTCGCCGATCTCGTTAAATTTGCGTCCCATGAACCTTTTAATCGAAAAGATTGTATTTTGTGGGTTCGTGATGGCTTGTCTTTTAGCAACTTGTCCAACGGGACGCTCGCCTTCTTTGGTAAAGCCGACAACCGAGGGCGTCGTTCGATTACCCTCCGCGTTTTCGATCACTTTCGCATCGCCGCTCTCTAAAACAGCCACGCATGAATTTGTTGTGCCTAAATCAATTCCAATGACCTTGCTCATTTCTAATTTCTCCTCTGTATGAATAACTTCGAGATTATATTATTAATTATCAGTTATCAGTTGTCAGTTTGCCTCGCAGTGAGAGTTAAGAGTCATGCTGTGGCAGGTACAAGAAAAGCAACTGCCACAAGTAGTTAACTGAAAACTGAAAGGTTTTTCATGCCTCGCAGTGAGAGAAAACCGAACTGATAACTGACAACTATTTACAAAATAGTATGCAATATCCGTGCCAATATTCTTCGCTTGCAATAACCGAAATTTCTACTGAATGTCTGCCAAATTGGCACAAAAATAAAAAAGACCAAGTTCACAAGTCAATTTGACTGACTACGCACCCTATATCTCTGTTTGAGATGTCCCCATGTCGTCGGCAATTTTGCCTCGGGGTCAACCGCCAAAATCTCTTGGATACCGCCCTGAATTTCTTTAATCTCATCCTGTGAGAGTCCCCGGTTAAAGAGTGCGAAGTCATCAATAATACCGTTGTAGTAGCGATTGAGAGCCGGTGGTTCCTCAGTGCCGAGAAAAAGCGGGGCATCAATCGGCACCAGTTTATCGCCAGTCTTAGGATAATCTATCAGTACCTCACCATCAAGATAGATGGTCCACCACTTTCCACTCTGAAATGAGACAGCAACGTGCTGCCATTTGTCTTTGACGACATCACGAGGGCTTTGTGCTGGCACATTACGTCCACCGGTCAACTTCCATCCCATCCATATAAAACCGTCCGGATGGAGCAGCACCTCAAAAAATTCCTGTACATCTGGTCCCTTTGCAGCGATAAGTTGCCATGTACCGGGTCCCGCTTTCAAAGTGGGTTTAATCCAAGCAGCAATTGTAATTCCGTCGGTAAATTCAAATGCATCAGAGTGTTCAACCCGAACAACCCCATCCTTACCACCGAAATTAACCGCTTTCCCGATTTTACCATCGCTCCATGATGTATCTCCCTCTAATTTCCCATCCTGTTTGTTACCAGAAAGATCGGCGACAGTCTTACCCGCACCCTCCTCAAAAGCAAAATAGACGACTAAGCCTTCCAGTTCTGCGGCTGTGCTAACACTTTGAAAATTCCCTACCAGATACACAGCACACAAGCAAATTAATAATTGACGCATGAGTGTCCTCCAATCCTATAGGGGTCAGTTTGTAAAGAAATACGGGCGGATGTAAAAACACCCGCCCGCGAGACACCTGTATATACCTAAGCAAATGGAAACGTCCCTTGATACCCACGCGGTCGAGAGACGTGCCAAACGCCTTCATACATCGGGGTTACCTGATAATGGCAGACGACATTACTCCGCTCCATATCGTCCCGTTCTTTTGCACCTTGATGGGGAATGTGATTGATAAATACCACACAATCGCCTGCTTTTGGATATAGAATAACATGTTCTTGCGCTTCACACCATTCTTCAAATTTAGGGCGATCTAACGGATAGAGGTGCGGCGGTTCTGACAAATGTCCACCTTTGATAAACTTAAGATGCCCTTCACCGGGGGCGTTATCTTGAAAATAGTACGTCGTGTTAATCCCGACAGGTGCCATCGCAAATGGGTGTTCCTCGACATACCGTTGCTCCTGCCAGTAGCCGTAAAAATCCATGTGCCACTCTTGGAGATACGGCCCCGGATTGATATGCGCTCGCAGGCTTCGGAGCTGACACTGTTTGCCCATTAAGCCTTCAAGATAGGGACGGACGCTCGGATGCCCGACGAGCGGCGCGTATGTATCCGGTTCTCGATCGAGCAAGGAATCAAACCACATGTTTCCGACAGCGTTTAAGCCTTCCTCCCACCCCTTTTCTCGTGCGTAGTTAACGCGCTGACGGATATGTTCCGTCTCTTCCGGTGATAATGCACCCTCTATTAAAACGAAACCTTCTTGCTGGAGTTTCGCGAGTTTACCTTTCATGTCTGCCATGGTTTCCTCTCCTTTTGAAGATTCAGAGTTATTGACAATATTCTATATGCTTATATAAAAAGGGTCAACTTTAATTGCCAGCGAAAAGCTTAACGAACAACCCCCAACCGCTAATCCCCGCAAAGGTGACAAGCACTGCTGCAGAAATTAAAGCACCAATGAACATGAACGGACGCGTCCGATACCCAGCCGGGAGTTTGGCGTTCAGATATAGTGCCGCAAGCATCATCAATGCGATTGAAAAATTCGCCAAAATAAAACCAGCGATCTGCGTTAAGATGTCAAACGGGATATTCAACCAGATCAGCACCATCGTTGTAAGGAAAATATAGAGACAAACCCATTTGCGAAGCGTCCCGTAACCCCATTCGCGGTGAGGCCAGATCGCCTGAAAGAACTCTTGCATCACGCGGGCATAGATTTCAGGGAGTGCTTGTAGTGTTCCCCACAGCGCAACGATAATACAGATGTAATAGACCCACACGAGTGACGCGTGGATATTCTTCCAGACGCTTGCTTGATCGGTGAGCAGACTCCAGCCTTCAAAGGTGCTTTCCATTCCATATAGGACGGCAGCCCCTGAGATCATAAACGCGCCTGTCACAATGAACAGCACGATTGCCCCCATACCGATATCCCATCTTAGGGGAGCAAGGATTTTTCGGAGTTGGCTGATCTGCTCAGGGTGTTCAGGGAGATAGTCAATTTTATCACTATTTGCGGCACGCTGACGGATGGCTTCAATGTTATTATGGGATGTCATGCCCCAGCGATGCATACTCACCCAATTGGCATAGACGACGTATCCCATGACAGAACCGCCGACGTAACCGAACGCTGTCGCCATTGTCAACAACGGATTCTCGACGGCATCCTTCGGTGCCCATTCAGGAAACTCAGGTAGGTGCCCAAAACGGAGGCTCCCAACCAGTGCTTTGCCAAAGTCGGGACGCACCATCAATGTGCCGATAATTGTGCCGACAACGAGGATAGCACAGATAATGAGCTGCTGCTTTTCCAATCTTTCAAAGGAGATACGTAAGCCGAAAAGGAGCGCGAGGGTGATAAAACAAGACGTGATTAGATTTTCCCAAACGAGTTGCGAGATACCTGAAGATAGCGTGTCTTTAAATAGAAAATGGAGCAGCGCACCGCAAGGTTTGGCGATCGGCACCCATGCTAAAGGCGCGCCTACCATTTCAAAGATGACAATTGCAATCAGAAGCCATCCACGCGGTCCCGGCAGCTTGGCGAGTCGATTCCCGATATATTCACCACTAACAGCGGTATATCGCCCCAGCAGATAAGTGACAAAAACACCTTTCACGACGCAGCTGAGTAGTACAAGCCAGAGCAAATTATATTCAGCCCACGCGCCTGCCCGGACAACAACGATCGTTTCGCCAGCACCGATGCTTACTGAAGCCACGATTGCAGCAGGTCCAAACACAGCAGCAAGCCCAATAATTTTCTTAAGCGACCACGGTTCAGCAAATGGACCGGCGACGGGTGGGATGTCAACGTGTTCAGTATTTTTTGGGGTCTCTTCTGTCTGCATAGCAGGTTCCCTAAAAGCAATGAGCGGACTCAAAGAAGTCCGCCCGCTGCCACCGCTTTATTATTCCAACGGTTCTAACGGCTTAGCATTCCCAAAAACTGGGGTCGGTGCGTTGCCCGGTGCTGCCCATCGAGAGGCGTTTGCAATCACGTGTCGAACGTTCTCATCATAATAGATCGGGTACGTCTCGTGACCGGGACGGAAATAGAAGATTTTGCCTCTCCCGCGATAATAACAGCATCCACTTCGGAAGACTTCACCACCGGGGAACCAGCTCACAAAAACAAGCGTATCCGGCTCAGGAATATCAAACGGTTCGCCATACATCTCGGCGTGTTCAAGTTCAAAGTATTCGCCTAAACCCTCGACAATTGGGTGTCCGTGTTCAATGACCCAGAGGCGTTCCTTTTCACCGGCTTCACGCCATTTGAGGCTACAAGACGTGCCCATCAAACGGGTAAAGGGTTTAGAATAGTGGGCAGAGTGGAGCACGATAAGCCCCATACCCTCCAAGACGCGGGCGCGAACTTTGTCAGCAATAGCGTCCTCAACTGCGCCGTGTGCGGCGTGTCCCCACCAGATTAAGACATCTGTGCTTGAGAGTACAGCATCGGTTAAGCCGTGTTCGGGTTCATCTAAAGTTGCGCTTTGAACTTTAAAGCCACCGGAGTCGTCCAAACCATCAGCAATTGCGGCGTGGATACCTTTTGGGTAGATACCGCGAATAAAATCGTTCGTTTTTTCGTGCCTAAATTCATTCCAGACTGTAACCTGAATTGGTTGCGTCATAGATTTCTCCTCATAATAGTTATCAGTCTTCAGTTATCGGTTGTCGGTTAAGAAGTCTCTATGCAACAATTCGCCTTTGCTGGAATACACCAAGTTAGGGAAGATTTTACAAAGGAGACTCTTAACTGATACCTGAACACCTTTGTTTGTTAAAAATTCACAAAATCAGGTTTCAAAAACCGATTTCGGGTTTTTAGTTTATCAAATCATCGTATCGATCGGTAATGGGTATAAGCAGTTAACGCAAATCACCGCGCTCGGTAGTAACTTCAAGATGCGGATCTGCGCTTTCTCTTGGTGCAACCGAGTAATCCTTGTCTGTACTGGCATTCGTATCCTTTAGCGGTTGAATAGACAACCGACATCCAAGTCCCTGAAGAATCGTATTGAGCGTATCCAGGCGCGGTGCCTTTTCGCTTGAGAGCACGTCCGAGAGGACTTGTGGCGCGATGCCGATTTTCTTAGCGACCTCGGAAACCCCACCTCGTGCTTCAATGACATGCTGGAGTCCCAGCAGAAAAAATAGAATGTCGCCATCCTCTTGGTATTCCTCAAGTGCCACGTCGAGATAGCTGACCGCTTCTTCCGAGTCAGCCGCAAATTGTTCCATTAGGAACTCGTGCAGGGTTCTCAATTTTCTCATGATCGTGTCTCCTTGTATTCAAGCCAATAGTTTTTTGCGCGTTCAATATCCCGTGACTGTGTTGACTTATCTCCTCCGCAGAGCACAAGGACGCGTATATTATCGGGCTTACTGAAATAGATGCGATAGCCCGCGCCAAAATGAAACCGCAGTTCAAACACTCCGTTCCCAATAACATGACAGTCACCAAAATTACCAGCCTCAAGCCTCACAAGCCTCCTTTGAATTCTGGTTCGCGTCCGTGTGTCTCGGATTGCGTTAAACCACTCAGCAAAAGGTTCATGACCGTTTGGTGTGCAGTAAAATTGCAATTCTCTTGGTTGTACGCTACGCATTAAGGTTTTGACCTCCGCAGCCTGCTACTTTTAGAACACTAATTCCGTCTCCACCGCTTCATCGTAATCTACGCCTTCGACTTCAAACCCGAAAAGGTTTCGGAAACGTCGCCTATAACCTGCGTAATCGGAGAGTTCGTGGAAGTTGTCGGTGTCAATTTGTGCCCAACGCTCGGTCACTGCGTTGGTTATCTCAGGTTGTAACTCCCGGTCATCGAGTCGGATATAACGTTCACTATCGAGTTGGGGTTGTAACCCCGGTCCGAGATGTTCTGAGAAGAGGCGCCGCATCTGTCCAATGGGTGCCTCATTGACACCCTTCGCGTCCATGATGTCATAAAGAATGCTGATATAGAGCGGCACAACCGGAATCGCTGCAGACGCTTGCGTAACAACGGCTTTGTTCACCGAAATATAAGCACTACCGCCGAGTTGATCAGCAAGTCGTTGGTCAAGTGCGTCCACATGTGCTTTCAGGTCGTCCTTTGCTCTACCGATAGTGCCCTCTCGGTAGATGGGCCAGGTCAAGGAACTTCCAATATAAGTATAGGCGACGACGGTTATTTCTGGCGCGAGCAATTCCGCGTCCGCCAATGCGTCAACCCATATCTCTAAATCTTCACCACCCATCACAGCAATTGTATCGGTGATCTCTCGTTCATTCGCTGGCTCAATCGTTACAGGTGCGACGACTTCCCGACTTAGATCAATTGTCTTCCCTGTATATGGGGCGCCAATAGGTTTAAGAACGGATTCATGTGAGACACCGGTACCCGGGTGTATTCGGCGTGGTGCGGCGATGCTATAGACGAGGGTATCTATT
The sequence above is a segment of the Candidatus Poribacteria bacterium genome. Coding sequences within it:
- a CDS encoding ThuA domain-containing protein; this encodes MTQPIQVTVWNEFRHEKTNDFIRGIYPKGIHAAIADGLDDSGGFKVQSATLDEPEHGLTDAVLSSTDVLIWWGHAAHGAVEDAIADKVRARVLEGMGLIVLHSAHYSKPFTRLMGTSCSLKWREAGEKERLWVIEHGHPIVEGLGEYFELEHAEMYGEPFDIPEPDTLVFVSWFPGGEVFRSGCCYYRGRGKIFYFRPGHETYPIYYDENVRHVIANASRWAAPGNAPTPVFGNAKPLEPLE
- a CDS encoding type II toxin-antitoxin system RelE/ParE family toxin, coding for MRSVQPRELQFYCTPNGHEPFAEWFNAIRDTRTRTRIQRRLVRLEAGNFGDCHVIGNGVFELRFHFGAGYRIYFSKPDNIRVLVLCGGDKSTQSRDIERAKNYWLEYKETRS
- a CDS encoding Nramp family divalent metal transporter, coding for MQTEETPKNTEHVDIPPVAGPFAEPWSLKKIIGLAAVFGPAAIVASVSIGAGETIVVVRAGAWAEYNLLWLVLLSCVVKGVFVTYLLGRYTAVSGEYIGNRLAKLPGPRGWLLIAIVIFEMVGAPLAWVPIAKPCGALLHFLFKDTLSSGISQLVWENLITSCFITLALLFGLRISFERLEKQQLIICAILVVGTIIGTLMVRPDFGKALVGSLRFGHLPEFPEWAPKDAVENPLLTMATAFGYVGGSVMGYVVYANWVSMHRWGMTSHNNIEAIRQRAANSDKIDYLPEHPEQISQLRKILAPLRWDIGMGAIVLFIVTGAFMISGAAVLYGMESTFEGWSLLTDQASVWKNIHASLVWVYYICIIVALWGTLQALPEIYARVMQEFFQAIWPHREWGYGTLRKWVCLYIFLTTMVLIWLNIPFDILTQIAGFILANFSIALMMLAALYLNAKLPAGYRTRPFMFIGALISAAVLVTFAGISGWGLFVKLFAGN
- the dnaK gene encoding molecular chaperone DnaK; its protein translation is MSKVIGIDLGTTNSCVAVLESGDAKVIENAEGNRTTPSVVGFTKEGERPVGQVAKRQAITNPQNTIFSIKRFMGRKFNEIGDDASRVPYELKADKDGDVAVNIDGKDYSSPEISAMVLRKMKETAEAYLGEDVTKAVITVPAYFNDSQRQATADAGKIAGLEVERIINEPTAASLAYGLQTEGDKKIAVYDLGGGTFDISILEIGDGVFEVKSTNGDTHLGGDDFDQVVIDWMAQEFLSSQGIDLRNDEMALQRLKEAAETAKCELSSTLQTDINLPFITVDASGPKHLNLTLTRAKLEQITDDLVQRSLEPCRQALADAEMPPSEIDEVILVGGQTRMPKVQEAVEQLFGREPHKGVNPDEVVAIGAAIQGGVLAGDEEVKDILLLDVTPLSLGVETLGGMFTRLIDRNTTIPTKKSNIFTTPENNQTSVDVHVLQGEREQAVYNKTIGRFRLSELPPAPRGVPQIDVTFDIDANGILNVSAKDTATGKEQKITITASSGLSEAEIEQMMKDAEAHAEEDKQKREEVETRNRADSMVYETEKNLGEFGDKVDDASKEKVNAAVARVKQALEADNHAEIQSSTDELTQVWHEVSAQMYQQTAGADPGAAPGDPSAADEATPDAADSDDVVDAEYEVVDEDKEKDKS
- a CDS encoding LamG domain-containing protein; the protein is MRQLLICLCAVYLVGNFQSVSTAAELEGLVVYFAFEEGAGKTVADLSGNKQDGKLEGDTSWSDGKIGKAVNFGGKDGVVRVEHSDAFEFTDGITIAAWIKPTLKAGPGTWQLIAAKGPDVQEFFEVLLHPDGFIWMGWKLTGGRNVPAQSPRDVVKDKWQHVAVSFQSGKWWTIYLDGEVLIDYPKTGDKLVPIDAPLFLGTEEPPALNRYYNGIIDDFALFNRGLSQDEIKEIQGGIQEILAVDPEAKLPTTWGHLKQRYRVRSQSN
- a CDS encoding helix-turn-helix domain-containing protein codes for the protein MRKLRTLHEFLMEQFAADSEEAVSYLDVALEEYQEDGDILFFLLGLQHVIEARGGVSEVAKKIGIAPQVLSDVLSSEKAPRLDTLNTILQGLGCRLSIQPLKDTNASTDKDYSVAPRESADPHLEVTTERGDLR
- a CDS encoding phytanoyl-CoA dioxygenase family protein, which gives rise to MADMKGKLAKLQQEGFVLIEGALSPEETEHIRQRVNYAREKGWEEGLNAVGNMWFDSLLDREPDTYAPLVGHPSVRPYLEGLMGKQCQLRSLRAHINPGPYLQEWHMDFYGYWQEQRYVEEHPFAMAPVGINTTYYFQDNAPGEGHLKFIKGGHLSEPPHLYPLDRPKFEEWCEAQEHVILYPKAGDCVVFINHIPHQGAKERDDMERSNVVCHYQVTPMYEGVWHVSRPRGYQGTFPFA
- a CDS encoding trans-2-enoyl-CoA reductase family protein, with the translated sequence MAVQIVKPRIRGFICTNAHPAGCQANVNNQIGEIQHGIPHKETDMNALVIGASTGYGLASRIALTYAYGAKTLGLLYERPADDRRTASAGYYNTAAFHQQAAADGFLAQSLNGDAFSNEMKTETIDRLKADFGKIDTLVYSIAAPRRIHPGTGVSHESVLKPIGAPYTGKTIDLSREVVAPVTIEPANEREITDTIAVMGGEDLEIWVDALADAELLAPEITVVAYTYIGSSLTWPIYREGTIGRAKDDLKAHVDALDQRLADQLGGSAYISVNKAVVTQASAAIPVVPLYISILYDIMDAKGVNEAPIGQMRRLFSEHLGPGLQPQLDSERYIRLDDRELQPEITNAVTERWAQIDTDNFHELSDYAGYRRRFRNLFGFEVEGVDYDEAVETELVF